One part of the Chryseobacterium sp. 7 genome encodes these proteins:
- a CDS encoding S-adenosyl-l-methionine hydroxide adenosyltransferase family protein → MSIITLTSDFGNLDYRVAAVKGKILSLNPEVNIIDITHDIQAFNLIQTSYIVRNAYKYFPKGSIHILSVDSFYHKSRKNIIYKADGSYFLAADNGLLSLIFFDIKPEAIYELTLNNRFDDVIDFTSTDIFVPAAVHLANGGLPEVIGRKIQSAKQLMFPRAVYNESEGMIIGEVTYIDNFGNIISNINKDFFENISKAYTSFTIKFRNLSLSRVFSSHTEVVSDWERETEFHGQSAAIFNDSQLLELTIYKGSKKNGAKSLFGLNVGENIYIEFS, encoded by the coding sequence ATGTCAATTATTACCCTTACTTCGGATTTCGGAAATTTAGATTACAGAGTTGCCGCTGTGAAAGGCAAAATTCTGTCTCTAAACCCTGAGGTTAATATTATTGATATAACCCACGACATCCAGGCATTCAACCTTATACAGACTTCGTATATTGTAAGAAACGCTTATAAATATTTTCCCAAAGGAAGCATTCACATCCTTTCGGTAGACAGCTTTTACCACAAATCCAGAAAAAATATCATCTATAAAGCCGATGGTTCTTACTTTCTGGCAGCAGATAACGGACTTTTAAGCCTTATATTTTTCGATATCAAACCTGAGGCGATCTATGAACTGACATTGAACAACCGTTTTGATGATGTTATTGATTTTACCTCTACTGATATTTTTGTTCCTGCAGCAGTGCATCTTGCCAATGGCGGACTTCCTGAAGTGATAGGACGAAAAATACAGTCGGCAAAACAACTGATGTTTCCAAGAGCGGTATATAACGAATCTGAAGGCATGATCATTGGTGAAGTTACCTATATTGATAATTTCGGAAATATAATCTCAAATATCAACAAAGATTTTTTCGAGAATATCAGTAAAGCATACACCAGTTTTACCATAAAATTCAGGAATTTAAGTCTTTCAAGGGTATTTTCCAGCCATACGGAAGTGGTTTCGGACTGGGAAAGGGAGACGGAATTTCACGGGCAGTCTGCTGCCATCTTCAATGATAGTCAATTATTGGAGCTTACCATCTACAAAGGAAGCAAGAAAAACGGCGCCAAAAGCCTGTTTGGACTGAATGTAGGCGAAAATATTTATATTGAATTCAGCTAA
- a CDS encoding outer membrane beta-barrel protein: MKKILLMSAVALFGLSNAQIAKGKTYLSGQVEYNHSENNAYYNSARKDDVIKILPTVGYFVTNNLAVGLGVGYKSAVTKYDVGGDFFSNELEIKETNNAFVVAPFVRKYWTLSENLYIFGQLQIPLEFGQEKLESNSEIFMGDPLLAPSFSRKNNYINIGVNVKPGLDYFVNKNWSIEATIGEFGYNTYKRDIDGAKRNNSYKFDLNLAAVTFGVKYIFAK; this comes from the coding sequence ATGAAAAAAATCCTATTGATGAGCGCTGTTGCGCTTTTCGGTTTATCAAACGCACAGATTGCTAAAGGAAAAACTTACCTTTCAGGACAGGTAGAGTACAATCACAGTGAAAATAATGCCTATTATAACAGTGCCAGAAAGGATGATGTTATCAAAATTCTTCCTACAGTGGGGTATTTTGTGACTAATAATTTAGCAGTAGGATTGGGTGTAGGATATAAAAGTGCTGTTACAAAGTATGATGTAGGTGGTGACTTCTTCAGCAATGAGCTGGAAATAAAAGAAACCAATAATGCATTTGTAGTAGCTCCGTTTGTGAGAAAATACTGGACTTTATCTGAAAACTTATATATCTTTGGACAACTACAGATTCCGTTGGAGTTTGGCCAGGAAAAACTGGAATCAAACAGTGAAATCTTCATGGGGGATCCTCTTCTCGCTCCTTCATTTTCAAGAAAGAATAACTATATCAATATTGGAGTGAATGTCAAGCCGGGATTGGATTATTTCGTTAATAAAAACTGGTCCATTGAAGCTACAATAGGGGAGTTTGGATACAATACCTACAAAAGAGATATTGATGGTGCTAAAAGGAATAACAGCTACAAATTTGATCTCAATTTAGCTGCAGTTACCTTTGGAGTAAAATATATATTTGCAAAATAA
- the atpE gene encoding ATP synthase F0 subunit C, with protein MEIPKIVGAGIVVLGVGIGLGKIGAAALEAIARQPEQSGKIQTAMLIAAALVEGVAFAALFAVN; from the coding sequence ATGGAAATCCCTAAAATTGTAGGTGCTGGTATCGTAGTACTAGGTGTAGGTATCGGTCTTGGTAAAATCGGAGCTGCTGCTCTTGAAGCTATCGCTAGACAACCTGAGCAATCTGGAAAAATCCAAACAGCTATGCTTATCGCAGCTGCACTTGTAGAAGGTGTTGCGTTTGCTGCTCTATTCGCAGTAAACTAA
- a CDS encoding outer membrane beta-barrel protein → MKKILLAGAVALFGLSNAQIAKGTTYLSGSVGYSQVESNNGNDKKENFNVLPTVGYFVNTNLAIGLGVGYQTEKNTVSTTTTLGNTTIVNENVVKTPAFVVAPFVRKYWTLSDKLYFFGQLAVPMQFGKTETETSSVATTTTGSGTSVASSSTSSEAKYTKIGVTVKPGLDYFLNKNWSIEATIGEFGYSNYKPKGGDATNNYNFGLNLSSVTFGVKYVFAK, encoded by the coding sequence ATGAAAAAAATATTATTAGCGGGTGCAGTTGCACTTTTCGGTTTATCAAACGCTCAGATTGCTAAAGGAACTACATATTTATCAGGATCTGTTGGTTATTCTCAAGTAGAATCTAACAACGGTAACGATAAAAAAGAAAACTTCAACGTATTACCTACAGTTGGATATTTCGTAAACACTAACTTAGCAATCGGATTAGGTGTAGGATACCAAACTGAAAAGAATACTGTATCTACTACTACAACTCTAGGAAACACTACAATCGTAAACGAGAACGTAGTTAAAACTCCAGCATTCGTTGTTGCTCCATTCGTAAGAAAGTATTGGACTTTATCTGACAAGTTATATTTCTTCGGACAGTTAGCAGTACCAATGCAGTTCGGAAAAACTGAAACTGAAACTAGTTCTGTAGCTACAACTACAACAGGTTCAGGAACTTCTGTGGCATCTAGCTCTACTTCATCTGAAGCTAAATACACTAAAATTGGTGTAACTGTTAAACCAGGTTTAGATTATTTCTTAAACAAGAACTGGTCTATCGAAGCTACTATCGGTGAGTTCGGTTATAGCAACTACAAACCAAAAGGTGGTGATGCTACAAACAACTATAACTTCGGATTGAATTTATCTTCTGTAACTTTCGGAGTTAAATATGTATTTGCAAAATAA
- the atpB gene encoding F0F1 ATP synthase subunit A translates to MFKKFAVLFYSIFVLNLVSAQHGEATAGTAPAQELSEKDKVSKENKEFIDHHLLDAHDFTLMVDKDGHHIGFPLPVIVYDNGFHAFMSNKEGFMHGEPTEIDGSFYVLHHEKIYKTDAAGTITLDDHGHPTNEKPLDLSITKSVLIILLVSIFMLVLFGGMAKSYKKSVVPTGAARFLEPLIIFVRDEVAIPNIGHKYKRFMGYLLTVFFFILFLNVLGLMPFGINVTGNITMTFFLAILTYLITTFSANKDYWKHIFWMPGVPVPMKLIMLPIELLGTITKPFALMIRLFANMTAGHIVVMSLIGLIYVFKNFIAGVAFPFLTLVIYLLEVLVAFLQAYIFTMLSALFIGMAVEEHEHEHHAAH, encoded by the coding sequence ATGTTTAAGAAATTCGCAGTTTTATTCTACAGTATTTTTGTATTAAACTTAGTGTCTGCACAGCACGGTGAGGCTACTGCTGGCACAGCTCCTGCTCAAGAGCTTTCAGAGAAAGACAAAGTAAGCAAAGAAAACAAAGAGTTCATCGATCATCACTTGTTGGATGCACATGATTTCACATTGATGGTTGATAAAGATGGTCACCACATCGGTTTTCCTCTTCCTGTTATTGTATATGACAACGGTTTTCACGCCTTCATGAGTAACAAAGAAGGGTTTATGCACGGAGAGCCTACTGAGATAGACGGTTCTTTTTATGTGTTGCACCACGAGAAAATCTATAAGACTGATGCAGCTGGAACTATCACTTTAGATGATCATGGTCACCCAACAAACGAAAAGCCATTAGATCTTTCTATTACAAAAAGTGTACTGATTATTTTATTAGTATCAATCTTTATGTTGGTGTTATTCGGAGGTATGGCTAAGTCTTATAAAAAATCAGTTGTTCCTACTGGAGCTGCAAGATTTTTAGAGCCGCTAATCATTTTCGTAAGAGATGAAGTTGCTATTCCAAATATCGGACACAAGTATAAGAGATTTATGGGTTATTTGTTAACTGTATTCTTCTTTATTCTTTTCCTTAACGTTTTAGGATTAATGCCTTTCGGAATTAATGTGACAGGTAATATTACCATGACATTCTTCCTTGCAATCCTTACTTATTTGATTACAACGTTCTCAGCTAACAAAGATTACTGGAAACATATCTTCTGGATGCCAGGAGTACCGGTTCCAATGAAGTTAATCATGCTTCCAATCGAATTATTGGGGACAATCACTAAACCTTTCGCATTGATGATCCGACTTTTTGCCAACATGACGGCAGGTCACATCGTAGTAATGAGTTTGATCGGATTGATCTATGTATTCAAGAATTTCATCGCAGGTGTAGCATTCCCGTTCCTTACATTAGTAATTTATTTACTTGAGGTATTGGTAGCGTTCCTACAGGCTTATATCTTTACAATGTTATCTGCTCTGTTTATCGGAATGGCAGTAGAAGAGCACGAGCACGAACATCATGCTGCTCACTAA
- the atpH gene encoding ATP synthase F1 subunit delta, producing the protein MLTSKVAKRYAQGLLDFTNESGQTATVFSEMKDVVKIMKVSADLNKFFMTPYIDSKKKIEVANEIFKGLSVSSQNLIRLVIKHGRESQLKNIAQEFINKVEDLSGVQRVTLTTATPLSKENLDQILRYTNLVNADSNFDLKVNVKPEILGGYILRVGDQQVDASVKTKLNQVKKDFQLN; encoded by the coding sequence ATGCTTACATCTAAAGTAGCTAAAAGATACGCACAAGGTTTACTTGATTTTACAAACGAATCAGGTCAAACGGCTACTGTATTTTCTGAAATGAAAGATGTAGTAAAGATCATGAAAGTGTCTGCGGACTTAAATAAATTTTTCATGACTCCTTATATCGATTCTAAAAAGAAAATAGAAGTAGCAAACGAAATTTTCAAAGGTTTATCTGTTTCTTCTCAGAACCTGATTAGATTGGTTATTAAACACGGACGTGAAAGCCAATTGAAAAATATCGCTCAGGAATTCATCAACAAAGTTGAAGACCTTAGTGGTGTACAGAGAGTAACACTTACTACAGCAACTCCGCTTTCAAAAGAAAATCTTGATCAGATTTTAAGATATACCAATCTTGTAAATGCTGATTCAAACTTTGATCTGAAAGTAAATGTGAAGCCTGAAATTCTTGGTGGATATATTCTAAGAGTAGGTGACCAGCAGGTAGACGCGTCTGTGAAGACAAAATTGAACCAAGTTAAAAAAGATTTCCAATTAAATTAA
- the atpA gene encoding F0F1 ATP synthase subunit alpha, protein MAEINPAEVSAILKQQLANFDTQSNVEEVGTVLTIGDGIARVYGLENVQYGELVKFSSDVEGIVLNLEEDNVGVALLGESKLVKEGDTVRRTNRISSIKVGEGMLGRVVDTLGNPIDGKGPITGDLYEMPLERKAPGVIFRQPVTEPLQSGIVAIDAMIPVGRGQRELIIGDRQTGKTTVAIDTIINQKEFFDAGQPVYCIYVAIGQKASTVAQIVKTLSDKGALAYTVIVAANASDPVPMQVYSAMAGASIGEFFRDTGRPALIVYDDLSKQAVAYRELSLLLRRPPGREAYPGDVFYLHSRLLERAAKVIADDNIAKKMNDLPESLKPIVKGGGSLTALPIIETQAGDVSAYIPTNVISITDGQIFLESDLFNSGVRPAINVGISVSRVGGNAQIKSMKKVSGTLKLDQAQYKELEAFAKFGSDLDASTLAVISKGERNVEILKQPVNAPLPVESQVAIVYAGTENLMRNVPLNKIKEFQHEYIEFLKSKHPDTMAAIKAGKIDNDITGVLKQAANDLASKYN, encoded by the coding sequence ATGGCAGAAATAAATCCGGCAGAAGTATCTGCGATCTTAAAACAGCAATTGGCCAACTTCGATACTCAATCAAACGTTGAGGAAGTAGGTACAGTTTTAACCATCGGTGATGGTATTGCTCGTGTATACGGGTTAGAAAACGTACAATACGGAGAGTTGGTGAAATTTTCTAGTGATGTAGAAGGTATTGTACTTAACCTTGAAGAAGACAACGTAGGTGTTGCTCTACTTGGTGAAAGTAAATTAGTAAAAGAAGGTGATACAGTAAGAAGAACAAACAGAATCTCTTCTATTAAAGTAGGAGAAGGTATGTTAGGAAGAGTAGTAGATACTCTTGGTAACCCTATCGATGGTAAAGGTCCTATTACTGGGGATTTATACGAAATGCCATTGGAAAGAAAGGCTCCTGGAGTTATCTTCAGACAGCCGGTAACTGAGCCTTTACAGTCTGGTATCGTTGCAATTGATGCGATGATCCCTGTAGGAAGAGGTCAGAGAGAGCTTATCATTGGTGACAGACAAACAGGTAAAACTACTGTTGCTATTGATACAATCATCAACCAAAAAGAATTCTTTGATGCTGGTCAGCCAGTATATTGTATATATGTTGCTATCGGTCAGAAAGCTTCTACTGTAGCACAAATCGTTAAAACTCTTTCTGATAAAGGAGCTTTAGCTTATACTGTAATCGTTGCGGCTAACGCATCAGATCCGGTTCCAATGCAGGTATATTCTGCAATGGCAGGAGCTTCTATCGGTGAGTTCTTCAGAGACACTGGTAGACCGGCACTTATCGTTTATGATGATTTATCTAAACAAGCTGTTGCTTACCGTGAGCTTTCTCTACTATTGAGAAGACCACCGGGCCGTGAAGCTTACCCTGGAGACGTTTTCTACCTTCACTCAAGACTATTGGAAAGAGCGGCAAAAGTAATCGCTGATGATAACATTGCTAAGAAAATGAATGATTTGCCAGAGTCTCTTAAGCCAATCGTAAAAGGTGGTGGTTCATTAACAGCCCTTCCAATTATCGAAACTCAGGCTGGTGACGTTTCTGCATATATCCCTACAAACGTAATCTCTATTACAGACGGACAGATCTTCTTGGAGTCTGATCTATTCAACTCAGGGGTTCGTCCGGCGATCAACGTTGGTATCTCTGTATCGAGAGTAGGAGGTAATGCTCAGATCAAATCAATGAAAAAAGTTTCTGGTACATTGAAGCTTGACCAGGCTCAATATAAAGAACTAGAAGCGTTTGCTAAATTCGGTTCTGACCTTGATGCTTCTACTTTAGCAGTTATCTCTAAAGGAGAAAGAAACGTAGAAATCCTTAAGCAGCCGGTAAATGCACCACTTCCTGTAGAAAGTCAGGTAGCGATTGTATACGCTGGAACAGAAAACTTAATGAGAAACGTTCCATTGAACAAGATTAAAGAATTCCAACACGAATACATCGAGTTCCTAAAGTCTAAGCACCCAGATACAATGGCTGCAATTAAGGCTGGAAAAATCGACAATGATATTACAGGTGTTCTTAAGCAGGCGGCTAACGATTTAGCTTCTAAATACAACTAA
- a CDS encoding PhoH family protein: MFELTYDLEDIDAKIFYGVNNQYFNLIKSSFPTIKITGRDHFIFAMGNQEALDILKKKLDDIVSFISKNNSIGLKDVENILNIKDENEKQLVFDQDIIVKGVNGKVIKAKTTNLKKLVKETEKKDMVFAIGPAGTGKTYTSVALAARALRDKEVKRIILTRPAVEAGESLGFLPGDLKEKLDPYLQPLYDALRDMIPHEKLEGFMEKKVIEVAPLAFMRGRTLDDAFVILDEAQNTTHAQMKMFLTRMGMNAKFIITGDPSQIDLPKNQQSGLKEAMRILNGVKEIGFVHLTEEDVVRHPVVRKIILAYNDEDKRVRND; the protein is encoded by the coding sequence ATGTTTGAATTAACATATGATTTGGAAGATATCGACGCAAAAATCTTCTATGGAGTTAATAACCAATATTTCAACTTAATAAAATCAAGCTTTCCAACCATAAAAATTACAGGAAGAGATCATTTCATCTTTGCCATGGGTAATCAGGAAGCTTTAGACATACTGAAAAAAAAATTGGATGATATTGTCAGCTTTATCTCCAAAAACAATTCAATAGGACTGAAAGACGTTGAAAATATATTGAATATTAAAGACGAAAACGAAAAGCAGCTGGTATTCGATCAGGATATTATCGTAAAAGGAGTTAACGGAAAAGTTATTAAAGCGAAGACCACCAATCTTAAAAAGCTGGTAAAGGAAACGGAGAAAAAGGACATGGTATTTGCTATTGGCCCTGCAGGTACCGGAAAAACGTATACCAGCGTGGCATTGGCAGCAAGAGCTTTGAGAGATAAAGAAGTGAAGAGAATTATCCTGACAAGACCGGCTGTAGAAGCAGGAGAGAGTCTGGGATTCCTCCCTGGTGATCTTAAAGAGAAGCTGGATCCGTATTTACAGCCTTTATATGATGCACTTCGTGATATGATTCCTCATGAAAAACTTGAGGGTTTCATGGAGAAAAAGGTAATTGAAGTAGCACCATTGGCCTTTATGAGAGGACGTACACTGGATGATGCGTTTGTGATTCTTGATGAAGCACAGAATACCACGCATGCACAGATGAAAATGTTCCTTACCAGAATGGGTATGAATGCTAAGTTCATTATCACAGGGGATCCAAGTCAGATTGACCTTCCGAAAAATCAACAGTCTGGACTGAAAGAAGCTATGAGGATTTTAAATGGAGTAAAGGAGATTGGATTTGTACATCTTACAGAAGAAGACGTAGTAAGACACCCTGTAGTAAGAAAGATTATTCTGGCTTATAACGATGAAGATAAAAGAGTAAGAAATGACTAA
- a CDS encoding outer membrane beta-barrel protein, protein MAEGIPGTGITLTEKMNLNRIVIPVSARYYATPKLGIYAGPYVSFKTNNKAKFEVSGPNAGMVDPSGLKEGERYLERELNDGLKSTDFGLFLGADYNIHKGLFVDARYSFGLTNMIKNPVDGETLKMNFFQLGIGYKFK, encoded by the coding sequence TTGGCGGAAGGAATACCGGGTACAGGTATTACCTTAACTGAAAAGATGAACCTTAACAGAATTGTTATTCCTGTATCTGCAAGATATTATGCAACTCCGAAACTGGGAATTTATGCGGGTCCCTATGTGAGCTTTAAAACGAATAATAAAGCAAAATTTGAAGTAAGTGGTCCTAATGCTGGTATGGTAGATCCTTCCGGACTTAAAGAAGGAGAACGCTATTTGGAAAGAGAACTGAATGATGGTTTAAAATCTACAGATTTCGGTTTATTCTTAGGAGCTGATTACAATATTCATAAAGGATTGTTTGTGGATGCACGCTACAGCTTTGGCCTAACGAATATGATTAAAAATCCTGTAGATGGAGAAACATTAAAAATGAATTTCTTCCAATTAGGAATAGGATATAAGTTTAAATAA
- the ffh gene encoding signal recognition particle protein — protein sequence MFNSLQDKLDKALHNISGRGKITEINVAETVKEIRRALVDADVNYKVAKDLTKRVQDKALGENVLTSLTPGQLMTKIVHDELVDLMGGSQEGINLSGKPSVILIAGLQGSGKTTFSGKLAHYLQTKRNKKPLLVACDVYRPAAIDQLKVLGGQINVPVYTEEGATNPSTIAENAINFAKANNHDVVIVDTAGRLAIDEQMMNEIKSVHYFIKPNETLFVVDSMTGQDAVNTAKAFNDALNFDGVVLTKLDGDTRGGAALTIRSVVEKPIKFISTGEKMEALDLFYPERMADRILGMGDVVSLVERAQEQFDEEEAKKLHKKIAKNEFGFDDFLKQINQIKKMGNMKDLMGMIPGVGKAIKDVEISDDAFKHIEAIIYSMTPEERRRPSIINTQRKGRIAKGAGRKVEDVNQLMKQFDQMGKMMKMMQGPQGKQMMQMMSKMPNMPGMGGMFGK from the coding sequence ATGTTTAATAGTTTACAGGATAAATTAGATAAGGCATTACATAATATTTCCGGGAGAGGAAAAATTACTGAAATCAATGTAGCGGAAACCGTAAAGGAGATCCGTAGAGCATTGGTAGATGCCGACGTTAACTATAAAGTTGCAAAAGATCTTACTAAAAGAGTTCAGGATAAAGCATTAGGAGAGAATGTTCTTACTTCCCTTACTCCGGGACAGTTGATGACAAAAATTGTTCATGATGAATTGGTAGACCTGATGGGAGGTTCTCAGGAGGGAATCAATCTTTCAGGAAAACCTTCTGTAATCCTTATTGCTGGTCTCCAGGGATCCGGTAAGACTACTTTCTCAGGAAAACTTGCTCATTATTTACAAACAAAAAGAAATAAAAAACCTTTATTGGTAGCATGTGACGTTTACCGTCCTGCAGCGATTGACCAGCTGAAAGTACTGGGAGGACAAATTAATGTTCCTGTTTATACTGAAGAAGGTGCTACCAATCCGTCTACGATTGCTGAAAATGCGATCAATTTTGCAAAAGCCAACAACCATGATGTTGTAATTGTGGATACGGCTGGTCGTTTGGCGATTGATGAGCAGATGATGAACGAGATCAAATCTGTTCATTACTTCATTAAACCAAATGAAACCCTATTTGTTGTTGACTCAATGACAGGTCAGGATGCTGTGAATACGGCAAAAGCATTCAACGATGCTTTGAACTTTGACGGAGTTGTTTTAACAAAATTAGATGGTGATACAAGAGGGGGTGCTGCATTAACGATCCGTTCTGTGGTTGAAAAACCTATCAAATTTATCTCTACAGGAGAAAAAATGGAAGCTTTAGACCTTTTCTACCCGGAAAGGATGGCAGACAGAATCCTGGGAATGGGAGACGTTGTTTCCCTAGTAGAAAGAGCTCAGGAGCAGTTTGATGAAGAAGAAGCGAAGAAACTTCACAAGAAAATTGCTAAAAACGAGTTCGGTTTCGATGATTTCCTTAAGCAGATCAACCAGATCAAGAAGATGGGTAACATGAAAGATTTGATGGGAATGATTCCTGGAGTTGGAAAAGCAATTAAGGATGTGGAAATCAGTGATGATGCATTCAAACACATTGAAGCGATCATCTATTCTATGACCCCTGAAGAAAGAAGAAGACCTTCTATCATCAATACTCAGAGAAAAGGAAGAATTGCTAAAGGTGCCGGAAGAAAAGTTGAGGATGTAAACCAGTTGATGAAACAGTTTGATCAAATGGGTAAAATGATGAAGATGATGCAGGGGCCTCAAGGAAAGCAAATGATGCAGATGATGAGCAAAATGCCGAACATGCCTGGAATGGGCGGAATGTTTGGAAAATAA
- a CDS encoding F0F1 ATP synthase subunit B, producing the protein MELIHQFSSGLFIIQSVIFLALLFLLGKFAWKPILKSINDRETSIVDALNQAKLARKEMETLKEDNERIIREAKIERDAILKEAREIKDRIVGEAKDVAKAEGDKMIEAAKQTINAEKNAAMADIKTQIGTLSVNIAESILKQKLDNSEAQNELVQNYLNKSNLN; encoded by the coding sequence ATGGAATTAATTCATCAGTTTTCATCAGGATTATTTATTATCCAGTCTGTTATTTTTCTAGCATTATTATTTTTGTTAGGTAAATTCGCTTGGAAACCTATTTTAAAGTCTATCAATGACAGAGAAACATCTATTGTTGACGCTCTTAATCAAGCTAAATTAGCTAGAAAAGAAATGGAAACTTTAAAAGAGGATAACGAAAGAATCATTCGTGAAGCTAAAATCGAAAGAGATGCTATCCTTAAAGAAGCCAGAGAAATTAAAGACAGAATCGTAGGAGAAGCTAAAGATGTTGCTAAAGCTGAAGGAGACAAAATGATCGAAGCTGCTAAACAGACGATCAATGCTGAGAAAAATGCTGCTATGGCAGACATCAAAACTCAAATTGGTACTTTATCTGTAAACATCGCAGAGTCTATTTTGAAACAAAAATTAGACAACAGCGAAGCTCAAAACGAATTAGTTCAAAATTATTTAAACAAATCAAACCTTAACTAA
- a CDS encoding porin family protein yields MKKLLLVAAVAVMGISANAQEFRFGPKAGYSYSTIKLKGDGQSETSDPLHTFYIGGIAEYKLSDKFALQGELLYSPLGGKVNVAEADPDDPTTFLNVKAKQTFHTLLVPISAKYFITEGLSVSAGASFGVILSAKQKLTADFGFGIPGFEIDANDERDIKDQMNTLNIAPFLGAEYALENGLFFDARYNLGVSNLAKHAEGNEKLTNSFVQVGVGFKFGGN; encoded by the coding sequence ATGAAAAAACTTTTACTAGTTGCAGCAGTCGCTGTTATGGGAATTTCTGCTAACGCACAAGAATTTCGTTTTGGTCCAAAAGCCGGATACTCTTACTCTACCATTAAATTGAAGGGTGACGGACAGTCTGAAACTTCAGATCCTTTACACACATTTTATATTGGAGGTATTGCTGAATATAAGCTGAGTGATAAATTTGCTCTTCAGGGAGAACTTTTGTATTCTCCACTAGGAGGAAAAGTAAACGTAGCTGAAGCTGATCCGGATGATCCTACTACTTTTTTAAATGTAAAAGCAAAGCAGACTTTTCACACTTTATTAGTGCCTATCTCTGCTAAGTATTTTATCACTGAAGGATTGTCTGTTTCTGCGGGAGCAAGCTTCGGAGTAATTCTTTCTGCTAAGCAAAAGCTTACTGCTGATTTCGGGTTTGGAATTCCAGGATTTGAAATTGATGCTAATGACGAAAGAGATATCAAAGATCAGATGAATACTTTGAATATTGCTCCATTCCTTGGTGCTGAATATGCATTGGAAAACGGATTGTTCTTTGATGCAAGATATAACCTTGGTGTTTCTAACCTTGCTAAGCATGCAGAAGGGAATGAAAAGCTAACTAACAGCTTTGTGCAGGTAGGTGTAGGATTCAAATTTGGAGGAAACTAA